From Rutidosis leptorrhynchoides isolate AG116_Rl617_1_P2 chromosome 3, CSIRO_AGI_Rlap_v1, whole genome shotgun sequence, a single genomic window includes:
- the LOC139900170 gene encoding uncharacterized protein: MLNESTVGAYVTDRNSFHPRTFGIFTWRSVRNRIPVRLELDKRGIDLDSVRCPVCDESLETVSHAIIECNLAKDVWDRVRLWWGVSANSNDTNTQSIFNLEQGNHRSNDGHKIWQAVKWVSGYLIWRNRNLKVFQNKCKIALEILSEIQVKSFE, from the coding sequence ATGCTTAATGAATCGACTGTTGGTGCTTATGTGACTGATCGTAACAGCTTTCATCCGCGAACTTTTGGGATCTTCACGTGGAGATCAGTTAGGAATCGGATCCCGGTGCGTCTCGAGCTTGATAAACGTGGTATCGACCTCGACTCGGTACGCTGTCCGGTATGTGACGAGTCTCTGGAAACTGTCTCCCATGCTATCATAGAGTGCAATTTGGCCAAGGATGTTTGGGATCGTGTTCGTCTTTGGTGGGGTGTCTCTGCTAATTCGAATGATACAAACACTCAGTCTATTTTCAACTTAGAACAAGGCAACCATAGATCGAATGATGGACACAAAATATGGCAAGCTGTTAAATGGGTTAGTGGCTATTTAATTTGGAGAAACCGGAACCTCAAAGTCTTTCAAAACAAATGTAAAATAGCTTTGGAGATTCTTAGTGAGATTCAAGTAAAGAGTTTCGAATAG
- the LOC139900169 gene encoding uncharacterized protein encodes MHFEELSGLKINVSKSCLCGIGITPEALRSMARCIGCAEGKLPLKYLGLTVGSKMNCESDWLSIVEKFQKRFSDWKAKTLSFGGMLTLIKSVVTSFPLYFFSIFRAPVCILKLLEQLRCKFFWGGSSNKSKLHWAKWVDILKSYELDGLNIGSLRAKNWALLSKWWWKFLTETDSLWVKVIKSIYGRDGGLGISFISSLIGKGTNTLLWSECWNGPYSFKEKFPRIFRLESDKECRICDRISWNGTSWDFKWWMRDLTGRNKEELDNLLAELPTNGFSNNELDE; translated from the exons ATGCATTTCGAAGAGCTCTCAGGCCTGAAAATAAATGTTTCCAAAAGCTGTCTTTGTGGTATTGGAATAACACCCGAGGCTTTGAGATCGATGGCAAGGTGTATTGGTTGTGCCGAAGGAAAACTTCCACTAAAATATTTAGGTCTTACCGTTGGATCAAAAATGAATTGTGAATCTGATTGGCTCTCTATTGTAGAAAAATTTCAAAAGCGTTTCTCGGATTGGAAAGCTAAAACTTTGTCATTTGGGGGGATGTTGACGCTTATCAAATCGGTTGTCACAAGTTTTCCCTTGTACTTCTTCTCGATCTTTCGTGCTCCGGTGTGCATCCTCAAGTTGCTCGAACAATTACGTTGtaagtttttttggggcgggtcaagTAATAAGTCTAAACTACACTGGGCCAAATGGGTTGATATCTTAAAATCGTATGAGTTGGACGGGCTTAACATCGGGTCTCTCAGGGCAAAGAATTGGGCTTTGCTTAGCAAGTGGTGGTGGAAGTTTTTAACCGAAACTGATTCACTTTGGGTAAAAGTCATCAAGAGTATATATGGGCGGGATGGTGGGTTGGGGATTTCATTTATTAGTTCAT TAATTGGCAAAGGCACAAACACATTGCTCTGGTCAGAATGTTGGAATGGACCTTATAGCTTCAAAGAAAAATTTCCTAGAATATTCAGGCTTGAATCAGACAAGGAGTGCAGAATCTGTGATCGCATTTCTTGGAATGGTACGAGCTGGGACTTTAAGTGGTGGATGCGTGACTTAACAGGTAGAAACAAGGAAGAACTCGATAATTTACTTGCTGAGTTACCCACGAATGGATTTTCCAATAATGAATTAGATGAGTGA